The genomic stretch CGTTTGGAGTGCTGAAGAAAAGAAACTAACATTTGAATTTGAAAAGAAGTAATTTGAAGCATGCCTCTCCTAGAGGCATGCTTTTTCTATTTGGAGATAAGGCGGATCTTAAATATAAAAATAATCAAAATAATTGTTGTATATATATTCTTGAATATGTATAATCATTCAATAAGAACAGTAAGAGGGAGTGGAAATAGTGAAAGCAAGTATTGTCGGTGCTAGCGGATATAGCGGCCTTGAATTAATTCGCTTATTGCTTAGTCACCCTGAAGTAGAAATTAATACAATTGTATCTCCATCTAATGCTGGAACGAATGTACATGATGTTTTCCCACATCTCACGAATATCCAAGTAAGTCAGTTCGAAGTGCTTGATGTAGAGGAGCTTGCTTGCGAATCAGATGTGATCTTCTTTGCAACACCAGCTGGCGTGAGCGGTCAATCTGTTCCTTTACTGCTCAATAAGGGTGTTCCAATCATCGATTTATCCGGAGACTTCCGATTAAAGAATGGCGATTTATACGAAAAATGGTATAACCATTCATCTCCGCCAGAAGGAGCTTTAACAGAAGCGGTATATGGATTATCGGAATACTATTCAGAGGACATCAAATCCGCAAACTTAATTGCCAATCCGGGATGTTATCCGACGGCAACGCTACTTGGACTTCTTCCGATCATTCAAAAAGGTTGGGTTGATCCATCGTCTTTAATCATCGATGGAAAGTCAGGACTTTCAGGAGCAGGACGTAAAACGAGTCTTACAGCCCATTACTCTGAAGTTAATGAGAATGTATCAGCATATAAGTTAGGCAAACATCAGCATATCCCTGAAATCGAACAAGTGATTTCGAATCAAATCGGTGAAAATGTCAATGTATCGTTCTCTACCCACCTCGTCCCGCTTACAAGAGGGATGATGTGTAGCATGTATGTCAATCTATCTCATGATCGATCTGAAGCAGAAGTGATTGAACTTTACCAATCTATATATAAGGATCATCCTTTTATTCGCGTGATGCCTGAAGGGAATTGGCCATCAACAAAAGGTGTTTCTGGTTCTAACTACTGTGATATTGGTCTTTCTGTTGATCCGAGAACGAATCGCTTAACGATCATCTCAGTGATCGACAATTTGATGAAGGGTGCCGCTGGTCAAGCGGTACAAAATATGAATCTACGATTTGGTTATCCTGAGACAGCAGGTCTTAGTTTATCTCCAGTATTTCCATAAACCTACTAAACGAAAGGGTTGAATGCATTGGCAACATCGACTGTAAATGAGGAACTTTTTTCAATCGTAAACGATGGCACAGTTACTTCTCCTAAAGGTTATGAAGCTGGTGGGTTT from Bacillus sp. Cs-700 encodes the following:
- the argC gene encoding N-acetyl-gamma-glutamyl-phosphate reductase, whose protein sequence is MKASIVGASGYSGLELIRLLLSHPEVEINTIVSPSNAGTNVHDVFPHLTNIQVSQFEVLDVEELACESDVIFFATPAGVSGQSVPLLLNKGVPIIDLSGDFRLKNGDLYEKWYNHSSPPEGALTEAVYGLSEYYSEDIKSANLIANPGCYPTATLLGLLPIIQKGWVDPSSLIIDGKSGLSGAGRKTSLTAHYSEVNENVSAYKLGKHQHIPEIEQVISNQIGENVNVSFSTHLVPLTRGMMCSMYVNLSHDRSEAEVIELYQSIYKDHPFIRVMPEGNWPSTKGVSGSNYCDIGLSVDPRTNRLTIISVIDNLMKGAAGQAVQNMNLRFGYPETAGLSLSPVFP